A single region of the Selenomonas sp. oral taxon 920 genome encodes:
- a CDS encoding phosphatase domain-containing putative toxin, translated as MYAFKHLLTALLLCTLCIIPYTASSADTNADYRGYVWRIDTAAGNAAELPHNFRTAASPFQTRTDAAKFGVDPNYTPSREGLDALPLSGSAEFSVPAFHALLKDLHTRAKGSICIVDLRQESHGFMNGNAVSWYGKHDWGNIGRTKHEALRDENMRIRSAQGKDVVLAHLDKKKQPKNQQTIRVTAAMTERELVEDAGVRYVRLAVTDHKWADPQTIDNFVDLVKKMPADTWMHFHCQAGKGRTTSFMAMYDMMKNPSVPLKDILYRQYLLGGAYLAYDPTTQHAPAGWEDADYHYKSEMIAKFYDYVQQNHEGNYAVPWSTWLKKNP; from the coding sequence ATGTACGCATTCAAACATTTACTCACTGCCCTGCTATTATGCACGCTATGCATCATCCCATACACCGCCTCTTCCGCCGATACGAATGCAGACTACCGGGGTTATGTCTGGCGCATCGATACAGCGGCGGGCAATGCGGCGGAGCTGCCGCACAATTTCCGCACGGCGGCATCGCCATTCCAAACACGGACAGACGCGGCGAAGTTCGGTGTCGACCCGAACTACACTCCCTCTCGCGAGGGGCTAGACGCCCTTCCGCTCTCGGGAAGCGCGGAGTTCTCCGTCCCTGCCTTTCACGCGCTGCTGAAAGACCTGCACACGCGCGCAAAAGGCTCGATCTGTATCGTCGATCTGCGGCAGGAGTCGCACGGCTTCATGAATGGGAACGCCGTCAGCTGGTATGGCAAGCACGACTGGGGCAATATCGGCCGGACGAAGCACGAGGCACTGCGTGACGAGAACATGCGCATTCGCAGTGCACAGGGCAAGGATGTCGTGCTCGCGCACCTCGACAAGAAAAAGCAGCCAAAAAATCAGCAGACCATCCGCGTCACGGCGGCGATGACGGAGCGTGAGCTGGTCGAGGATGCGGGAGTGCGCTACGTCCGTCTCGCCGTCACCGACCACAAATGGGCAGACCCACAGACCATCGACAATTTTGTCGATCTCGTGAAAAAAATGCCTGCGGATACATGGATGCACTTTCACTGTCAGGCAGGCAAGGGACGCACGACCAGCTTTATGGCGATGTACGATATGATGAAAAATCCCTCCGTCCCGCTGAAGGACATTCTCTATCGTCAGTACCTGCTCGGCGGAGCATACCTCGCCTACGACCCGACCACGCAGCATGCACCGGCGGGATGGGAGGATGCAGACTACCATTACAAGTCAGAAATGATCGCAAAGTTCTACGACTACGTTCAGCAGAATCACGAGGGCAACTATGCCGTACCGTGGAGTACGTGGCTGAAGAAGAATCCATAA
- a CDS encoding ABC transporter permease/substrate-binding protein, whose translation MELIQDVLSIFAERSAFFVQLTVEHLWISGAAIGIAIVLGGAAGIMIHKYERAAAPTLGTVNFLYTIPSISMLGFLIPFFGIGNRSAIIALTIYALLPMVRATHTGLSQIPPALVEAGGSLGGTALHVLTRVQIPLAMPVIMSGIRNMATMTIALTGIASFIGAGGLGVAIYRGITTNNPALTIAGSLLIAILALVMDGALGQVEAWLKRPARISGTPRAAYAGAAAALIVAVSGVTYGFFGRADIVHIATKPMTEQLIMGEMLKLVIEHDTGLEARITAGVGGGTSNIHPGMENGVFDIYPEYTGTGWNMVLKEESKYNEDLFPRLTEGYEQRFAMSWVGMYGFNDTFGIAVRREIAEKYDLHTYSDLRRAAPQLTFGAEYDFFERADGFPALCKAYGLDFARTVDLDIGLKYQALANKQIDVMIVFTTDGQLAAADARVLTDDQGFFPSYRCGNVVRAEVLDRHPELDAALEKLTDKITDEEMAAMNYAVESEGKEPRAVAEEFLHGKGIV comes from the coding sequence ATGGAGCTAATACAGGACGTTCTTTCGATTTTTGCGGAGCGCAGCGCATTCTTTGTGCAGCTGACGGTGGAACATCTCTGGATTTCTGGAGCGGCGATCGGCATTGCGATCGTGCTTGGCGGGGCAGCGGGTATCATGATCCACAAATACGAACGTGCGGCAGCGCCGACGCTCGGGACGGTCAATTTTCTCTATACGATCCCATCGATCTCGATGCTCGGCTTTTTGATTCCGTTCTTTGGCATCGGCAACCGTTCGGCAATCATCGCACTCACAATCTACGCCCTGCTGCCGATGGTGCGTGCAACGCATACGGGACTCTCGCAGATCCCGCCCGCACTTGTTGAGGCGGGGGGCAGCTTGGGTGGTACGGCGCTGCATGTACTGACGCGCGTTCAGATTCCGCTCGCCATGCCCGTCATCATGTCCGGCATCCGCAATATGGCGACGATGACGATTGCGCTCACGGGCATTGCCTCCTTCATCGGTGCGGGCGGGCTCGGCGTTGCGATCTATCGCGGCATCACAACGAACAATCCAGCGCTCACGATTGCAGGCAGTCTGCTGATTGCAATCCTCGCGCTCGTGATGGACGGTGCTTTGGGGCAGGTGGAGGCGTGGCTGAAACGTCCTGCACGCATCAGCGGAACACCGCGTGCGGCGTATGCAGGAGCGGCGGCTGCTCTGATTGTTGCTGTGAGTGGAGTCACCTATGGATTCTTCGGCAGGGCGGACATTGTCCATATCGCGACTAAGCCGATGACGGAGCAGCTCATTATGGGCGAAATGCTGAAACTTGTGATCGAGCATGATACGGGTCTTGAGGCGCGCATTACCGCCGGTGTGGGCGGCGGCACCTCGAACATACACCCTGGGATGGAGAACGGCGTGTTCGACATCTACCCTGAGTATACGGGGACGGGGTGGAATATGGTATTGAAGGAAGAATCGAAGTACAACGAGGACTTGTTCCCGAGGCTGACCGAGGGATATGAGCAGCGATTTGCCATGAGTTGGGTCGGGATGTACGGATTCAACGATACCTTCGGCATCGCCGTTCGGCGGGAAATTGCTGAGAAGTACGATCTGCACACTTACTCTGATCTGCGCCGCGCTGCCCCGCAGCTGACGTTTGGTGCGGAGTATGATTTCTTCGAGCGTGCGGATGGATTTCCCGCGCTCTGCAAGGCATACGGACTTGATTTTGCACGTACGGTTGATCTCGATATCGGGCTGAAATATCAGGCGCTTGCGAACAAGCAAATTGATGTGATGATTGTGTTCACGACGGATGGGCAGCTTGCGGCGGCAGATGCACGCGTCTTGACGGACGATCAGGGATTCTTTCCGTCCTATCGCTGCGGCAACGTCGTGCGCGCGGAGGTCTTGGATCGGCATCCAGAGCTTGATGCTGCGCTCGAAAAGCTGACGGATAAGATCACAGATGAGGAGATGGCGGCAATGAACTACGCCGTCGAGAGTGAGGGCAAAGAGCCACGCGCCGTTGCGGAAGAGTTTCTGCACGGGAAAGGAATTGTTTGA
- a CDS encoding fructose-bisphosphatase class III: MSINTTKAEQDKVLRLMAEKYPTKEIVYEKIVYLKSQLMLPKGTEHFMSDLHGAYDSFFHILNNCSGVIKEKVDYCFGERMTEEEKEEFCTLIYYPREKVEQLTAEGKADAIWYQQNIANLLELTKLMSWKFPASKMRSYIPKRYESVIVELLSTRPELDEAQLYYYKQLIETIVEIGGGTDFIDAFSVLVKRLAVERIHIVGDFFDRGDRPDGIIDLLMQHPSVDIQWGNHDVLWMGAALGSEVCIAAVIRNSLRYRNTDVLERGYGISLRPLSTFASRIYPDANPIKAAERAISMMMFKLEGALIKRNPDFHMEDRLLLDKINFSLSCVTLNNGRRVELDSAYFPTIDDGADCYELTEEERHIIDDLRSYFLESKALQRHVDYLYERGSMYMCCNGNLLFHGCVPMNEDGSFRTIIYKGEEYTGRAWMDFCEEKARAAWNEHTQEGLDFMYFLWCGLLAPTSGRSFTTFERSFISDESTWKEPSDPYFRLIKEEEICEKILAEFGLDPKHGHIINGHVPVKVKKGESPLRANGRAIIIDGGFATPYHSKTGISGYTLIYNSRGLRLLQHQTVANVREALRENRDIESVSQTVELQARSCLVRDTDRGAAIMDEIADLHALLRAYQTGHIKPQ; the protein is encoded by the coding sequence ATGAGCATAAACACGACAAAGGCGGAGCAGGACAAGGTGCTTCGGCTGATGGCGGAGAAGTACCCGACGAAGGAGATCGTCTACGAGAAGATCGTCTATCTGAAATCGCAGCTCATGCTGCCGAAGGGCACGGAGCACTTCATGAGCGATCTGCACGGTGCGTATGATTCGTTCTTTCACATCCTCAACAACTGCTCGGGTGTCATCAAGGAGAAGGTGGACTACTGCTTCGGCGAGCGCATGACGGAGGAGGAGAAGGAGGAGTTCTGCACGCTGATCTACTATCCGCGCGAGAAGGTGGAGCAGCTGACAGCAGAGGGCAAGGCGGACGCAATCTGGTATCAGCAGAACATTGCAAATCTGCTCGAACTGACCAAACTCATGAGCTGGAAATTCCCTGCAAGCAAGATGCGCAGCTACATTCCAAAACGCTACGAATCCGTCATCGTGGAGCTGTTGAGTACGCGCCCCGAACTGGATGAGGCGCAGCTCTACTACTATAAACAACTGATCGAGACCATCGTGGAGATCGGCGGCGGTACGGACTTTATCGATGCGTTCAGCGTACTCGTCAAGCGGCTCGCGGTCGAGCGCATCCATATCGTCGGCGACTTCTTCGATCGCGGCGATCGTCCCGACGGCATCATTGACCTCCTCATGCAGCATCCGTCCGTTGACATCCAGTGGGGCAACCACGACGTGCTCTGGATGGGCGCAGCACTTGGCAGCGAGGTCTGCATTGCAGCGGTCATCCGCAACTCGCTGCGCTACCGCAATACGGACGTGCTGGAACGCGGCTACGGCATCAGCCTGCGCCCGCTCTCGACGTTCGCCTCGCGCATCTATCCGGATGCGAACCCAATCAAGGCGGCAGAGCGGGCGATCTCGATGATGATGTTCAAGCTCGAGGGGGCACTCATCAAGCGCAATCCGGACTTCCACATGGAGGATCGTCTGCTCCTCGATAAGATCAACTTCAGCCTATCCTGTGTCACCCTCAACAACGGGCGGCGCGTGGAACTCGATAGTGCCTACTTCCCGACGATTGACGACGGCGCAGATTGCTACGAACTGACGGAGGAGGAGCGGCACATCATCGACGATCTGCGCTCCTATTTCCTTGAGAGCAAGGCACTCCAACGCCATGTGGACTATCTCTACGAGCGCGGCAGTATGTATATGTGCTGCAACGGCAATCTGCTTTTTCACGGCTGCGTTCCCATGAACGAGGATGGGAGTTTCCGTACCATTATCTACAAGGGCGAGGAATACACGGGACGTGCATGGATGGACTTCTGTGAGGAAAAGGCGCGCGCGGCTTGGAACGAACACACGCAGGAAGGGCTGGACTTTATGTACTTCCTCTGGTGCGGGTTGCTTGCGCCGACCTCGGGACGCTCGTTCACAACGTTTGAGCGTTCCTTTATCTCCGACGAGTCGACGTGGAAAGAGCCGTCCGACCCGTATTTCCGTCTCATCAAGGAAGAGGAAATCTGCGAGAAAATCCTTGCGGAGTTCGGGCTTGACCCAAAACACGGGCACATCATCAACGGGCACGTTCCTGTCAAGGTAAAGAAGGGGGAGAGTCCGTTGCGTGCGAATGGTCGCGCGATCATCATCGACGGCGGTTTTGCGACGCCATACCATTCCAAGACGGGCATCTCGGGCTACACGCTCATCTACAACTCGCGCGGGCTGCGTCTCCTCCAGCATCAGACGGTGGCGAATGTACGTGAGGCACTGCGCGAGAACCGCGACATCGAGTCCGTCTCGCAGACGGTTGAGCTGCAGGCGCGCAGCTGCCTCGTGCGCGACACGGATCGCGGCGCGGCGATCATGGACGAGATCGCCGACCTGCACGCCCTCCTGCGCGCGTATCAGACGGGGCATATCAAGCCGCAGTAA
- a CDS encoding HAD-IC family P-type ATPase, producing MKKFFSTFSHFIASVILAAGAAGYWYAAGDVSIETASEIFLGVFLAASPLPFFVSRRFIALRIKRRLHGCGVTCSRTSALTELLHVDTIAFNRNGTLTEGSVFISALVPEGMTQGSLLALAASAEREATHPYAHALYDTAVQRGLHLQRHSAAHETESFGVEALIARTPVRVGKKEWLQEENIEISAALLTRADQLATSGQTPLFVSSSKYARGIIAVRDDIHAEVRRALQALKERGLSLILLTGETKRLANATGKELRIAEVRSDLTSADKAREIRLLQSHGSVVAMVGDPMADQAAMRAADISIGCPSSYEKQPAVESDETPHDPLHEELLRGPDAEEVPQETEPLMSPEDAAYFEAQALRNQGRSTNFTPDITLAAEGLPSLVDLWDTSNAARARAKQNLWLGILFLLLFSPTAAGVFSFLGVAALPYQFVGGALIFFLVLLVVNALRE from the coding sequence GTGAAGAAATTTTTCTCCACATTTTCACATTTCATTGCCAGCGTCATTCTCGCAGCGGGTGCAGCTGGGTATTGGTATGCGGCGGGCGATGTTTCAATCGAAACGGCATCCGAAATCTTTCTCGGTGTCTTCCTCGCCGCGTCACCGCTGCCATTTTTCGTCTCACGCAGGTTCATTGCGCTGCGCATCAAACGCCGTCTGCATGGCTGCGGGGTAACATGCAGCCGCACGAGCGCACTGACCGAACTGCTGCACGTTGACACGATTGCATTCAACCGCAACGGCACGCTCACAGAGGGCAGTGTATTCATCTCCGCACTTGTGCCCGAAGGCATGACGCAGGGCTCGCTGCTCGCACTCGCCGCCAGTGCCGAACGCGAAGCGACGCATCCCTATGCGCACGCGCTCTACGATACCGCCGTTCAGCGCGGTCTGCATCTGCAGCGTCACTCTGCCGCACATGAGACGGAGAGCTTCGGAGTCGAAGCACTGATCGCGCGTACGCCCGTACGTGTTGGAAAGAAGGAATGGCTGCAGGAGGAAAACATTGAGATCAGTGCTGCGCTCCTCACGCGTGCCGACCAGCTCGCCACGAGCGGACAGACGCCGCTCTTTGTCAGCTCGAGCAAGTACGCACGCGGCATTATCGCCGTCCGCGACGATATACATGCTGAGGTCAGACGTGCACTGCAGGCCCTCAAGGAGCGCGGGCTATCCCTCATCCTCCTCACAGGCGAGACAAAGCGTCTCGCGAACGCGACGGGCAAGGAGCTCCGCATCGCCGAGGTGCGCTCCGATCTCACAAGCGCAGATAAGGCGCGTGAGATCCGACTGCTCCAATCACACGGCTCCGTTGTCGCGATGGTCGGCGACCCGATGGCAGATCAAGCCGCTATGCGTGCAGCAGACATCAGCATCGGCTGCCCATCCTCCTACGAGAAGCAGCCCGCAGTCGAGTCGGACGAGACACCGCACGATCCGCTGCACGAGGAGCTTCTGCGCGGACCGGACGCAGAAGAAGTGCCGCAGGAAACCGAACCGCTGATGTCGCCCGAGGATGCCGCCTACTTCGAAGCACAAGCGCTGCGCAATCAGGGACGCTCTACGAATTTCACTCCCGACATCACGCTTGCCGCTGAGGGGCTTCCGAGTCTCGTCGACCTCTGGGATACGAGCAACGCTGCACGCGCACGTGCAAAGCAGAACCTCTGGCTCGGCATTCTCTTTCTCCTCCTCTTCTCGCCCACTGCAGCAGGAGTATTCAGTTTCCTCGGCGTTGCAGCGCTCCCCTATCAATTTGTGGGAGGTGCCCTTATTTTCTTCCTTGTTCTGCTTGTTGTGAACGCGCTTCGGGAATGA
- a CDS encoding alcohol dehydrogenase catalytic domain-containing protein: protein MKAVVVYEPGGAEQLVYTDVPRPVLREGWSLVRVRAFGVNHSEIFTRQGLSLTVTFPRILGIECVGTVEETTDADRLPVGQRVVSLMGEMGRAFDGGYAEYALLPNEQIYPVDSELPWEIFAAIPETYYTAFGSLKNLRVSDSNVVLVRGGASGVGIAFLRLLRTQFPQMRIVGTTRRAEMGEQLHVAGYSDIVTETNGTLDTEEQYDRILDLVGPSAIKDSMQHLRCGGVLCSTGQLGGKWFLEEFDPIVDLAEDAYLTSFYSGNVSAERLREMFDYIEQYAVPVQPERVFSLSETADAHRWLEGQNGFGKAVVLVQK from the coding sequence ATGAAAGCAGTTGTCGTGTATGAACCCGGCGGAGCGGAGCAGCTTGTCTATACGGATGTTCCTCGCCCTGTGCTCCGAGAAGGTTGGTCGCTCGTCCGCGTGCGTGCATTCGGAGTCAATCACTCGGAGATCTTCACGCGGCAGGGGCTTTCTCTGACCGTCACCTTTCCGCGCATTCTCGGCATCGAATGTGTGGGGACGGTCGAGGAAACGACGGATGCAGATCGTTTGCCTGTGGGGCAGCGTGTCGTCTCGCTCATGGGGGAGATGGGACGCGCCTTTGACGGCGGCTATGCAGAGTATGCGCTCTTGCCGAATGAGCAGATTTATCCCGTGGACAGTGAACTCCCGTGGGAAATCTTTGCGGCAATTCCGGAGACGTATTATACGGCGTTCGGCTCTCTGAAGAATTTGCGTGTATCCGATAGCAATGTCGTGCTTGTGCGCGGCGGAGCAAGTGGTGTCGGCATCGCATTTCTGCGTCTCCTGCGTACACAGTTTCCTCAGATGCGTATCGTTGGGACGACACGGCGCGCGGAGATGGGAGAGCAGCTGCACGTGGCAGGATACAGCGATATTGTGACCGAAACAAACGGGACACTCGATACCGAGGAGCAATATGACCGTATCCTTGATCTGGTCGGACCTTCAGCCATCAAAGACAGCATGCAGCATCTCAGGTGCGGCGGTGTCCTGTGCAGTACGGGGCAGCTCGGCGGGAAGTGGTTCCTTGAGGAATTCGACCCCATCGTCGATCTTGCGGAGGACGCATACCTTACGTCCTTTTATTCGGGCAATGTGAGCGCGGAGCGTCTGCGTGAGATGTTTGACTACATCGAACAGTACGCTGTTCCCGTGCAGCCGGAGCGCGTCTTTTCCCTCTCGGAGACGGCGGATGCGCATCGCTGGCTCGAGGGCCAGAACGGATTTGGCAAAGCGGTTGTACTTGTGCAGAAGTGA
- the ileS gene encoding isoleucine--tRNA ligase: MYEKVDTNLNFAAREKAVADFWRENHIAQQAVDQREGCETFTFYDGPPTANGRPHIGHVLTRVIKDMLPRYQSMKGRKVLRKAGWDTHGLPVELEVEKAIGINGKEQIEDYGIEPFIKKCRESVWKYKAMWEEFSDVVGFWADMEHPYITYENNFIESEWWALKEIWKKGLLYQGHKIVPYCPRCGTPLSSHEVAQGYKDVTERSAVVRFKAADEDAYFLAWTTTPWTLPSNLGLCVNPNVTYVKVRVYGKVYYLAEALMDSVFADSWGDREILATMKGSDLEHRKYEPLYPFADKDVQDKAFFVTCDDYVTTEDGTGIVHIAPAFGEDDNRVCRKYGMPFVQFVNDKGEMTEETNWPGVFVKDADPLILADLEKSGKLFKAPEFTHSYPHCWRCDTPLIYYARASWFIRMTAVRDALVANNNTVNWIPKTIGDGRFGNWIEHVQDWGISRDRYWGTPLNIWKCSCGHEHSVGSIAELRELQPNCPADIELHRPYIDAITFPCEQCGAEMHRVPEVIDCWFDSGAMPFAQWHYPFENKEIFEKYFPADFISEAVDQTRGWFYSLIAISTLLFDKSPYKNVIVLGHVQDENGQKMSKSKGNAVEPMDALRRHGADAIRWYFYENSAPWLPNRFFDDAVQEGARKFMGTLWNTYAFYVLYANIDEFDPTAHTLDYSRLSVMDRWVFSRLNTMVRTVDDCLANYRVTEAAKAVQSFVEELSNWYVRRSRSRFWAKGMEADKVDAYLTLYTALVTTVKAAAPMVPFITESIYRNLVCSVDKTAPISVHLVDFPTVDEALIDPALEENMEIVLEVVTLGRAARNAANIKNRQPVANMFVKAEHALPAFFVEIIEDELNVKAVAFRDDMSDFLAYHVKPNFHALGPKVGKRMGAVKKALEESDGAAVKDALAGDGSYTLHLADGDVTVTSEDVEVTVSQQEGYNCQSYGGVTVALETTLTPELLEEGFVREIISKVQTMRKECGLEVTDHIALDLSGNDKLTQIAAKNESFIREITLADAVSYNAPAGTSKEWNINGEKLTIGIK, encoded by the coding sequence TTGTACGAGAAAGTAGATACCAATCTGAATTTTGCCGCGCGCGAGAAAGCCGTTGCGGATTTTTGGCGCGAGAATCATATTGCACAGCAGGCGGTGGATCAGCGTGAGGGCTGCGAGACGTTCACGTTCTACGACGGCCCGCCGACGGCGAACGGTCGTCCGCACATCGGTCACGTCCTGACGCGCGTCATCAAGGATATGCTGCCGCGCTACCAGTCGATGAAGGGGCGCAAGGTGCTCCGCAAGGCGGGCTGGGACACGCACGGTCTGCCCGTGGAGCTTGAGGTCGAGAAGGCGATCGGTATCAACGGCAAGGAGCAGATCGAGGACTACGGCATCGAGCCGTTCATTAAGAAATGCCGCGAGTCCGTCTGGAAGTACAAGGCGATGTGGGAGGAGTTCTCCGATGTCGTTGGGTTCTGGGCGGATATGGAGCATCCCTACATCACGTACGAGAATAACTTTATCGAGTCCGAGTGGTGGGCGCTGAAGGAGATCTGGAAGAAGGGGCTGCTCTATCAGGGGCACAAGATTGTTCCGTACTGCCCGCGCTGCGGTACGCCGCTCTCCTCGCATGAGGTGGCACAGGGCTATAAGGACGTGACGGAGCGCTCGGCAGTCGTGCGTTTCAAGGCAGCGGACGAGGATGCCTACTTCCTCGCGTGGACGACGACACCGTGGACGCTCCCGTCGAACCTCGGCCTCTGTGTGAACCCGAACGTGACCTATGTGAAGGTGCGCGTCTATGGCAAGGTCTACTATCTCGCCGAAGCTCTGATGGACAGCGTATTCGCGGACTCGTGGGGCGACCGCGAGATTCTCGCGACGATGAAGGGCAGCGATCTTGAGCACCGCAAGTATGAGCCGCTCTATCCATTTGCGGACAAGGATGTGCAGGATAAGGCATTCTTTGTCACCTGCGATGACTATGTCACGACCGAGGACGGCACGGGCATCGTTCACATCGCGCCTGCCTTTGGTGAGGACGATAACCGTGTCTGCCGCAAGTACGGCATGCCGTTTGTTCAGTTCGTCAACGACAAGGGCGAGATGACGGAGGAGACGAATTGGCCGGGCGTCTTTGTCAAGGATGCCGACCCCCTGATCCTTGCGGATCTCGAAAAGAGCGGCAAGCTGTTCAAGGCACCCGAGTTTACGCACAGCTATCCGCATTGCTGGCGGTGCGACACGCCGCTGATCTACTATGCACGTGCCTCGTGGTTCATCCGCATGACGGCGGTGCGCGACGCACTTGTTGCGAACAACAATACGGTCAACTGGATTCCGAAGACCATCGGTGACGGGCGTTTCGGCAACTGGATCGAACATGTGCAGGATTGGGGAATCAGCCGCGACCGCTACTGGGGTACGCCCCTCAACATCTGGAAATGCTCCTGCGGGCACGAGCACTCCGTCGGTTCGATTGCGGAGCTGCGCGAGCTCCAGCCAAACTGCCCCGCCGATATCGAGCTGCACCGTCCGTATATCGACGCGATCACGTTCCCGTGTGAGCAGTGCGGTGCTGAGATGCACCGTGTGCCCGAGGTGATCGACTGCTGGTTCGATTCCGGTGCGATGCCGTTTGCGCAGTGGCACTATCCGTTTGAGAATAAGGAGATCTTTGAGAAATACTTCCCCGCAGATTTCATCTCTGAGGCAGTCGATCAGACGCGCGGTTGGTTCTACTCACTGATTGCGATTTCGACGCTGCTCTTTGACAAGAGCCCGTACAAGAACGTCATTGTCCTCGGTCATGTGCAGGACGAGAACGGGCAGAAGATGAGCAAGTCGAAGGGCAATGCGGTCGAGCCGATGGACGCACTGCGCCGTCACGGGGCGGATGCGATCCGCTGGTACTTCTACGAGAACAGTGCGCCGTGGCTGCCGAACCGCTTCTTCGACGATGCGGTGCAGGAGGGCGCGCGCAAGTTCATGGGGACGCTCTGGAACACATACGCGTTCTATGTCCTCTACGCGAATATCGACGAGTTCGACCCGACGGCGCACACGCTCGACTACAGCCGCCTCTCGGTCATGGATCGCTGGGTGTTCTCACGTTTGAATACAATGGTGCGTACGGTGGACGACTGCCTTGCAAACTATCGTGTGACTGAGGCGGCAAAGGCGGTACAGTCCTTCGTCGAGGAGCTGTCCAACTGGTATGTGCGCCGCAGCCGCAGCCGCTTCTGGGCGAAGGGGATGGAAGCAGACAAGGTGGATGCCTACCTCACGCTCTATACCGCGCTTGTGACGACGGTAAAGGCGGCGGCACCGATGGTGCCGTTCATCACAGAGAGCATCTACCGCAACCTCGTCTGCTCGGTGGACAAGACTGCGCCGATCTCCGTGCACCTTGTGGATTTCCCAACGGTGGACGAGGCGTTGATTGATCCCGCGCTTGAGGAGAACATGGAGATCGTCCTTGAGGTCGTGACGCTCGGGCGTGCGGCGCGCAACGCGGCGAACATCAAGAATCGTCAGCCGGTTGCAAATATGTTTGTCAAGGCGGAGCACGCGCTGCCGGCATTCTTCGTTGAGATTATTGAAGATGAGCTTAACGTCAAGGCGGTCGCGTTCCGCGACGATATGTCGGACTTCCTCGCATATCATGTGAAGCCGAACTTCCATGCGCTCGGTCCCAAGGTCGGCAAGCGCATGGGTGCGGTCAAGAAGGCGCTCGAGGAGAGCGACGGTGCGGCAGTGAAGGACGCGCTTGCGGGTGACGGCAGCTATACGCTTCACCTTGCGGACGGCGATGTCACCGTCACATCCGAGGATGTCGAGGTTACGGTCTCCCAGCAGGAAGGCTACAACTGCCAGAGTTATGGCGGCGTGACCGTTGCACTCGAGACCACGCTCACGCCGGAACTCCTCGAGGAGGGGTTCGTCCGCGAGATCATCAGCAAGGTGCAGACGATGCGCAAGGAGTGCGGGCTCGAGGTGACGGATCATATCGCACTTGATCTTTCCGGCAACGACAAACTGACACAGATTGCCGCAAAGAACGAGTCGTTTATCCGCGAGATCACGCTCGCCGACGCCGTGTCCTACAATGCACCTGCCGGTACAAGCAAAGAGTGGAACATCAACGGCGAAAAGCTGACGATCGGCATTAAATAA